The following are from one region of the Actinoplanes sp. L3-i22 genome:
- a CDS encoding phosphoglycerate dehydrogenase, translated as MKVLLPDSVELDVTLPPGVTGVVYATAEPIPDDHLDAEVLVVWGNPPGQLADAARRLDRLRWVQTLAAGPDAVLQAGFGPDVTVTAGLGLHDRTVAEHTLALVLAAARRLNLLVRAQIGHRWAGELGGLQPVREKHSFRTLRDAHVVIWGFGGIAATLAPLLAALGARVTGVARSAGERHGFPVVTETDLDRLLPTADVLISILPATADTVRTLHGPVFDLLPSHAWVVNVGRGSTLDEKDLISAVRAGRIAGAALDVFETEPLPVDSGLWDEPNVIISPHAAGGRPLGAATLIEENVAAFVNDRPLRNRVA; from the coding sequence ATGAAGGTGCTGCTGCCCGACTCCGTGGAACTCGACGTCACCCTGCCGCCCGGCGTCACCGGTGTGGTCTACGCGACCGCCGAGCCGATCCCCGACGACCACCTCGACGCCGAGGTGCTGGTGGTCTGGGGCAATCCGCCCGGTCAGCTGGCCGACGCCGCCCGCCGGCTCGATCGGCTGCGCTGGGTGCAGACCCTGGCGGCCGGCCCGGACGCGGTGCTGCAGGCCGGCTTCGGCCCGGACGTCACGGTCACCGCCGGGCTCGGGCTGCACGACCGGACCGTCGCCGAGCACACCCTGGCGCTGGTGCTGGCCGCCGCCCGCCGGCTGAACCTGCTGGTCCGGGCCCAGATCGGCCATCGCTGGGCGGGCGAGCTGGGCGGCCTGCAACCGGTCCGGGAAAAGCATTCCTTCCGTACGCTGCGGGACGCGCACGTGGTGATCTGGGGGTTCGGCGGGATCGCGGCGACCCTGGCCCCGCTGCTGGCCGCGCTCGGCGCCCGGGTCACCGGGGTGGCCCGCAGCGCGGGGGAGCGGCACGGTTTCCCGGTGGTGACCGAAACGGATCTGGACCGGCTGCTGCCGACCGCGGACGTGCTGATCTCGATCCTTCCGGCGACGGCTGACACCGTACGCACATTGCACGGTCCTGTTTTTGATCTCCTGCCGTCGCACGCCTGGGTGGTGAACGTCGGCCGGGGCAGCACGCTCGACGAGAAAGACCTGATCAGTGCGGTGCGCGCGGGCCGGATCGCCGGCGCGGCCCTGGACGTCTTCGAGACCGAGCCGCTGCCGGTGGACTCCGGGCTGTGGGACGAGCCGAACGTGATCATCAGCCCGCACGCGGCCGGTGGCCGGCCGCTCGGCGCCGCGACGCTGATCGAGGAAAACGTCGCCGCGTTCGTGAACGACCGCCCCCTGCGGAACCGGGTCGCCTAA
- a CDS encoding hemerythrin domain-containing protein: MPGTSTPYTQEMIMIHRVFRREAAQLRQYVGAVRSGDVARARQLAGVVREYIGGLHHHHSGEDELIWPLLHARAQVHDDLVTRMEKQHEALDGTLTEIQYLLPQWEAAAEETDRDELVAALAAHERILQQHLADEEGLVMPLVEEHLTLAEWERVGKNGLEGMPKNRIFLALGAILEDATPVERAEFLKKVPLPGRIAWKLVGQRQYRSWRAAIRGDEAAAPAGRVQGGTP; encoded by the coding sequence TTGCCCGGCACGAGCACGCCGTACACCCAGGAAATGATCATGATCCATCGGGTGTTCCGGCGCGAAGCGGCCCAGTTGCGGCAGTACGTCGGCGCGGTCCGGAGCGGCGACGTCGCCCGGGCACGGCAGTTGGCCGGCGTCGTCCGCGAGTACATCGGCGGGCTGCACCACCACCACAGCGGCGAGGACGAGCTGATCTGGCCACTGCTGCACGCCCGCGCCCAGGTCCACGACGACCTGGTCACCCGGATGGAGAAGCAGCACGAGGCGCTCGACGGGACGCTCACCGAGATCCAGTACCTGCTGCCGCAGTGGGAGGCCGCCGCCGAGGAGACGGACCGGGACGAGCTGGTCGCCGCCCTCGCGGCCCACGAGCGGATCCTCCAGCAGCACCTCGCCGATGAGGAGGGCCTGGTCATGCCGCTCGTCGAGGAGCACCTCACGCTCGCCGAGTGGGAGCGGGTCGGTAAGAACGGGCTGGAGGGCATGCCGAAGAACCGGATCTTCCTGGCGCTCGGCGCGATCCTCGAGGACGCCACCCCGGTCGAGAGGGCCGAGTTCCTGAAGAAGGTGCCGCTGCCGGGGCGGATCGCGTGGAAGCTGGTCGGGCAGCGGCAGTACCGC